The following are from one region of the Choloepus didactylus isolate mChoDid1 chromosome 11 unlocalized genomic scaffold, mChoDid1.pri SUPER_11_unloc2, whole genome shotgun sequence genome:
- the LOC119524575 gene encoding LOW QUALITY PROTEIN: histone H3.1 (The sequence of the model RefSeq protein was modified relative to this genomic sequence to represent the inferred CDS: inserted 1 base in 1 codon) — protein sequence MARTKQTARKSTGGKAPRKQLATKVARKSAPATGGVKKPXTVALREIRRYQKSTELLIRKLPFQRLVREIAQDFKTDLRFQNSAVMALQEACEAYLVGLFEDTNLCAIHAKRVTVMPKDIQLAHRIRGERV from the exons ATGGCTCGTACCAAGCAGACCGCTCGCAAGTCGACTGGCGGGAAGGCCCCTCGCAAGCAGCTGGCCACCAAGGTCGCCCGCAAGAGCGCGCCGGCCACCGGGGGCGTCAAGAAGC GCACCGTGGCCCTGCGCGAGATCCGCCGCTACCAGAAGTCTACCGAGCTGCTGATCCGCAAGCTGCCCTTCCAGCGCCTGGTGCGCGAGATCGCGCAGGATTTCAAGACTGATCTGCGCTTCCAGAACTCGGCCGTGATGGCGCTACAGGAGGCGTGTGAGGCCTACCTGGTGGGGCTCTTCGAGGACACCAACCTGTGCGCCATCCACGCCAAGCGTGTCACCGTCATGCCCAAGGACATCCAGCTGGCACACCGCATCCGCGGGGAGCGGGTGTGA